In Chitinophagaceae bacterium, the genomic window ATGCCCCGTGAGATCAATCTGTTCTATCTTGATGATGGTATTCGCAAACGTATTATTAAAGAAGGAGAATTATGGAAAGTGCTGAATACAACGCTCACGTTTTCGAAGGACGAAATTTTAAAACTGCTTGAAACACATCCTCAAAAATTCAGTCCTAATGTAGTATTGCGTCCCGTTTATCAGGAATTGGTATTGCCGAATATTGTTTTTATTGGTGGCGGTGCGGAAGTTACTTATTGGATGCAGCTGAAATCATTGTTTGATACGGCCGGTGTTGCCTATCCGATGTTATTACTGCGCAATTCAGTTTTATGGATTGACAGTGGTAATGTATCAAAAATGAAAAAACTGAATCTTTCCGGGAAATCAATTTTTGAATCTTCCGACAAACTTGTTAATCAATACCTTGCTGAGCAGACTGGTGATTTATTTTCACTCGAAAAGGAAAAGCTTGAATTGAAGGACCTTATGAACAGTATTATGCATCGTATTTCGCAAATTGATGCTGGTTTAAAGGGATCAGTGGAAGCGGAAAAAGTGAAAATGCAAAAATCACTGGAATCACTTGAAGATAAGTTAAGGAAGGCTGCTAAAAAGAAGGAAGAGGTTGCCATTCAACAATTGCAAACATTGAAGGAAAAGCTGTTTCCGGCCAATGGTCTTCAGGAACGATATGAAAACTTTCTTCCCTATTATATGAAATACGGAGAAATGTTTTTGACTGAATTGAAGTTGCATCTTGATGTTATGGAGTTGCAATTCACGATACTTCAGGAAGAATAAATGATAAAATGCAGCTGCTATACTGGCTTCATTTTATTTCAATTCATACGCTCAACTTTTTTCGAACATTTCACCTCTCAGAACAGACAACTATCAACTCTTAAAGTCCTGTCCACTCATGTAAAGTATTTACTATCTTAGTAAAAAATTAATCACATGAAAACATTAAAACGCATCGGAATTTTCATAGCGGCTTTCTTGCTTCTGCTATTGGTCATTTCGTTTTTCCTTCCCGCGAAAGTGCATGTGGAAAGGGTTGCAGTTATTAATGCGCAACCAGCAATCGTATTTAACCAGGTGAATAATCTTCACAACTGGAACAACTGGATGCCATGGAATAAACTTGATCCGAATATGAAGATTACGTATTTCGGACCAGAGGAAGGAACAGGTGCAGGCTACTCCTGGATGAGTGACAATGAGCAAGTAGGCAAAGGGAAGTTATCTATCACTGAAAGTAAGACCAATCAATCCATCATCACTTCATTGGATTTTATGGAACATGGTATTGCAACAGGTTCATTTGGTTTTGAGGAGGCTGATGGAGGAACGAAAGTAACCTGGGGCATGGACATGGATATGGGTATGAATCCTATGGCGAGATATTTAGGTTTGTTTATGGATCAAATGTTGGGTGGAGATTTTGATAAAGGGTTATCCGATTTAAAGAGAACATCGGAGAGCTATACACCACCAGTGCAACCAGAAATAAATCCTATGCCTGCTGACTCTACGGAACCAGCAGTGAAGCCTTCCTGATAAGGAATTTCTTTTTTAAAGAAAATGCAAAGCTCCGGAAACAGTGGACTTTTTGTTACAACTGGTTTTTTAAGTGAGTGATATTTCGAAAGCTGAATGCAGGTAGAATAAAAGTCAATTTTTTCTTAACCTTATTTTTGTTGCTCTTCGATAACCTTAGGAACACGCTTGTTCATTTATATCCCGGAACAAATTTTTGGAGTGCATCAACAAAGCTGCATACTTATCCTGTTGACGTACGATGCTGATTGGGCTAATACTAAATTACCCGGTGAAGTAAAACTTCTTTAAGAATAAATTCTGCTATGCGTGGAAACAGATTTCTTAGCAATATAAAAGCTAAAGAGATTTATCTGATAAGTGTCAGATTACCTTTTAAATTTCCAGCTGACTCAATACCATCCAATGTACCAGTCCAGGTCACATAATAAATGTAAGTGCCCATTTCGCATTTCACTTCTTTGGCACGACCGTCCCAGCCAACAGTATAATCTGAGGATAGATAGACGATTTGTCCCCAGCGGTTATAGATGCGGATGTTGTAGGTTTTGATGTTGTATCCAATAGGAAGATAAGTATCATTTACGCCATCGCCGTTAGGAGAAAAAGCAGTGGGCATAAACACACTGGTTGGACATTTAAGCGCAACGGTAGTTGAGTCACTACTCTTACATCCGTCACTTGAGGTGATCGTGAGTCCATAGATACCGGGTTGCAATACTGTTATTGCGCTCGTGGTTGAACTATCGGTCCATAAATAGCTGGCATATCCAAGCGGACCTTCGAGCAAAATAAACTGACTCGTACAAAGTACGGTATCGTTTAAAAATGAATCCGGTGGTTGCTGATAAAATCCAAAAATTTCTGCAGTATCAGTTTGTACACAGCCGTTAAAATCGGTTACGGTAACATAATAAATTCCTGGTGTTGTAGCAGTAAAAATGGGTCCTTTAGAACCATCCTGCCAGATATAATCTGAAAAAGCTCCGCCGTTAAATATTATCTTATCGCCTTCACATAAGGACGTATCATTCCCGATCTCAAGCGGTGCAATTCCAAAATTATTCACCTTAATTGAACTGAGTCCGATGCATCCATCTGTATCAACAACGGTAACAAAATAGACACCGGGATCCGTAGCATTGTAAGTTTGTGTGGTTGATAAATCCTGCCATAGATAGGAGCTGAATCCTGCGCCGGCATCAATTACCACTAATTGTCCGGCACAAACTATAGTATCATTACCCATGCTGTAAACAGATGGAGGTAAAAATCCAACATGAACAGTATCAGCACTAAAACAACCAAGCATATCAGCGGCTTTTATTATATAGCTGCCGGAATCAGTCACAACAAAAAATGAATCGGTAGAACCGTCCTGCCACAAAAAAGAACTATAACCGGCGCCGGTTGAAATAGTGTCAGTCCCCAGTGGACAAATATTAAAATCACTTCCTAATGAAACAGGAGTACTTGAAAGTGGAAGTGTTTGTGATGGAAAGTTGAAAATAGTTGTTCCAGCCGCACCGGCAGTAGCACCGTTAGGCGTATTGAAGCAAACACTGGCTGGCTGCAACATTAAGCCGGGAGATCCACCATTGGCAGTGAAAGAAACATTTATAGGAACTGCCGCACCAGTACTCCAAAGAACTCCTCCGCCTCCGCCACCACCAGGTCCCTGGCATCCGGTAGGAATCACATTATTGGAAATTGATCCGCCATCACCTCCATCTGCTGAAATCGTCAATGGACTCAATACTGTTATGACATCAAGCGCTACTACTCCTCC contains:
- a CDS encoding SRPBCC family protein, translating into MKTLKRIGIFIAAFLLLLLVISFFLPAKVHVERVAVINAQPAIVFNQVNNLHNWNNWMPWNKLDPNMKITYFGPEEGTGAGYSWMSDNEQVGKGKLSITESKTNQSIITSLDFMEHGIATGSFGFEEADGGTKVTWGMDMDMGMNPMARYLGLFMDQMLGGDFDKGLSDLKRTSESYTPPVQPEINPMPADSTEPAVKPS
- a CDS encoding gliding motility-associated C-terminal domain-containing protein, with product MKKLLTVFVIICCCHLSVAQNISGIINSYAQVLAIAGTTVTAGSTAGFAVGDKIIIIQMKGASITTTNTSAYGDITNLNNAGNWEFATISAINGNDITVAAPFVNAYTTTGKVQLVTVPAYCDVTITDTLTCAPWNGLMGGILAFMSGGTINMNADINVTGKGFRPGTACNTGFYACNNANWFINPTNCLGGWKGEGIAEYVNNAQSGGRAKLANGGGGSNPGNNGGGGGGNKGAGGLGGFEDNSCGITAVQGIGGLGLNYTLGKIFLGGAGGNGTGDDSQPIFPGTHGGGIVMISANTINPNGFAIRADGKDQTNITSDEGAGGGGAGGVVALDVITVLSPLTISADGGDGGSISNNVIPTGCQGPGGGGGGGVLWSTGAAVPINVSFTANGGSPGLMLQPASVCFNTPNGATAGAAGTTIFNFPSQTLPLSSTPVSLGSDFNICPLGTDTISTGAGYSSFLWQDGSTDSFFVVTDSGSYIIKAADMLGCFSADTVHVGFLPPSVYSMGNDTIVCAGQLVVIDAGAGFSSYLWQDLSTTQTYNATDPGVYFVTVVDTDGCIGLSSIKVNNFGIAPLEIGNDTSLCEGDKIIFNGGAFSDYIWQDGSKGPIFTATTPGIYYVTVTDFNGCVQTDTAEIFGFYQQPPDSFLNDTVLCTSQFILLEGPLGYASYLWTDSSTTSAITVLQPGIYGLTITSSDGCKSSDSTTVALKCPTSVFMPTAFSPNGDGVNDTYLPIGYNIKTYNIRIYNRWGQIVYLSSDYTVGWDGRAKEVKCEMGTYIYYVTWTGTLDGIESAGNLKGNLTLIR